A portion of the Pseudarthrobacter defluvii genome contains these proteins:
- a CDS encoding oxidoreductase produces the protein MATWLITGCSTGLGRALAEAVLASGHNAVVTARNVDAVQDITAGFPDTALPLALDVTDKAQIAAAVKQAEEKFGSIDVLVNNAGYGYRAAVEEADDGDIRRLFDTNFFGAVDMVKAVLPGMRTNKAGSILNISSIGARITPPGSGYYAATKAALEGMSGSLRQELKPLGINVTAIEPGGFRTDFAGRSLTQSASAIDDYADTAGKRRKEHDTAHGTQPGDPDKAARAIIAVVESPNPPGLLVLGTDAFGAFGKVAEAQRAELNQWQELSTGTDITD, from the coding sequence ATGGCAACATGGCTCATCACAGGCTGCTCCACCGGACTTGGCCGCGCACTCGCCGAAGCCGTGCTCGCGTCCGGGCACAACGCCGTCGTCACCGCCCGGAACGTCGACGCGGTCCAGGACATCACCGCCGGCTTCCCGGACACCGCGCTCCCCCTGGCCCTCGACGTCACGGACAAGGCGCAGATCGCCGCCGCGGTGAAGCAGGCGGAGGAGAAGTTCGGCAGCATCGACGTGCTGGTAAACAACGCCGGCTACGGCTACCGGGCCGCCGTTGAGGAAGCGGACGACGGCGACATCCGGCGTTTGTTCGACACGAACTTTTTCGGCGCGGTGGACATGGTCAAGGCGGTTTTGCCGGGCATGCGCACCAACAAGGCCGGCTCCATCCTGAACATCTCCTCCATCGGCGCCCGAATCACGCCGCCCGGCTCCGGCTACTACGCAGCCACCAAGGCCGCACTGGAGGGCATGTCCGGATCGCTGCGCCAGGAGTTGAAGCCGCTGGGCATCAACGTCACCGCCATCGAGCCCGGCGGCTTCCGCACCGACTTCGCCGGCCGCTCACTCACGCAGTCCGCTTCGGCGATCGATGACTACGCTGACACCGCCGGCAAGCGCCGCAAGGAACACGACACGGCGCACGGCACCCAGCCCGGCGACCCGGACAAGGCAGCCAGGGCGATCATCGCCGTCGTCGAATCCCCCAACCCGCCGGGACTGCTGGTCCTGGGCACGGACGCGTTCGGCGCTTTCGGCAAGGTGGCGGAGGCCCAGCGGGCCGAGCTGAACCAGTGGCAGGAGCTGAGCACCGGCACCGACATCACGGACTGA
- a CDS encoding helix-turn-helix transcriptional regulator: protein MTNSDDVRKFLTSRRARLTPEDAGLPAYGGNRRVAGLRREEVAMLAGLSVDYYIRLERGNLSGASDSVLEALARALQLDDAETAHLFDLARASTSAPRVRRRRSPLTVRPSVQRVIDAITTAPAWVRNDRGDVLASNELGRALYLEMMAELVTPPNSARFTFLNPKAREFFRDWERSADDIVAVLRSTAGRNPYDKDLSDLIGELSTRSEEFRIRWARHDVKYHRTGRKRLHHSIVGDLDLTYEAMELPADPGLRINIYTAEPGTPSEDALKVLASWAATQRAVAEVPVQEGT from the coding sequence ATGACCAACAGCGATGACGTGCGGAAGTTCCTCACCTCCCGCCGCGCCCGCCTCACCCCGGAGGATGCCGGGCTGCCCGCGTACGGCGGAAACCGGCGGGTGGCGGGGCTGCGCCGGGAGGAAGTGGCGATGCTCGCCGGGCTGAGCGTCGACTACTACATCCGGCTGGAGCGCGGAAACCTGTCCGGCGCGTCGGACAGCGTCCTGGAGGCCCTGGCGCGGGCCCTGCAGTTGGACGACGCCGAGACCGCCCACCTTTTCGACCTTGCCCGCGCGTCCACTTCGGCGCCGCGGGTGCGGCGCAGGCGCAGTCCCTTGACGGTGCGTCCCAGCGTGCAGCGGGTCATCGACGCGATTACGACGGCGCCGGCCTGGGTCCGGAACGACCGCGGCGATGTGCTGGCCTCCAATGAGCTGGGCCGGGCCCTGTATTTGGAGATGATGGCGGAGCTGGTCACACCGCCGAACAGCGCACGGTTCACGTTCCTGAACCCGAAGGCGCGGGAGTTCTTCCGGGACTGGGAACGGAGCGCGGACGACATCGTGGCTGTGCTGCGGTCCACGGCCGGGAGGAACCCGTATGACAAGGACCTCTCGGACCTGATCGGCGAGCTCTCAACCCGCAGCGAGGAGTTCCGCATCCGCTGGGCCCGGCATGACGTGAAGTATCACCGCACCGGCCGCAAACGCCTGCACCACTCCATCGTGGGGGACCTGGACCTCACATACGAGGCGATGGAGCTCCCCGCGGACCCGGGGTTGCGGATCAACATCTATACGGCCGAGCCGGGCACGCCGTCCGAGGATGCGCTGAAGGTGCTGGCCAGTTGGGCCGCCACGCAGCGGGCTGTTGCTGAGGTCCCGGTGCAGGAGGGCACCTGA
- a CDS encoding phosphodiester glycosidase family protein produces MINPNHRHHRAVITALAVSLPVAFLAPAGASTAAPTAPVADQQAAAPSQSAHLDLGAADQPETRTVTTLAPGLTRTAISRGTPNQDFFWTAEVAVPSTSPDPDAPASALSSQAQAQLVADKLTAAGVPARVEHVQSPQLADAGGDLGYRVRAGNFSTKADGTTTVDRIKAAGYKSSVIYTGWDGDAGSSEDDRGPWNLQVLTIDPKEFRGNLTSSFGPNLEDRETTSSLAAAAGALAATNGGYFVMDPAAGAPGDPAGAAVHDGKVLSEPVGDRPSLVIDKNKTSVQRLHWHGTVTGAGQAGELPLDGINRVPGLIRNCGGTDDTPTNLPLHDFTCTDADEIIAFTPEYGPTTPSGPGLEVLLDAQGTVTAVNHTRGATVPAGGQTLQAIGADADKLAALAAPGAKLKVNTDLLDGSGKTLQPHAGTDVVNGGPTLVENGQLNVTAKRDGMARTNDSNSFFYGWVHKRNPRTIAGVDAQGRTLIVTADGRQTTSLGLSIKEAADVARSLGMVNAINLDGGGSTTMAQGGQVVNSPSDATGERPVGDALLVLPGRKP; encoded by the coding sequence ATGATCAACCCCAATCATCGTCACCATCGCGCGGTTATCACCGCGCTGGCGGTATCCCTCCCTGTTGCCTTCCTGGCCCCGGCCGGCGCCTCCACGGCGGCACCCACCGCTCCTGTCGCGGACCAGCAGGCTGCCGCACCATCGCAGTCCGCCCATCTCGACCTCGGCGCAGCAGACCAGCCCGAGACCCGCACCGTGACCACCCTGGCCCCTGGCCTGACCCGGACCGCCATCAGCCGGGGCACTCCCAACCAGGACTTCTTCTGGACCGCCGAAGTGGCCGTCCCGTCCACATCGCCGGACCCGGATGCTCCTGCGTCCGCCCTCTCCAGCCAGGCGCAGGCCCAACTGGTTGCCGACAAGCTCACCGCGGCCGGCGTTCCTGCACGGGTGGAGCACGTCCAGTCACCCCAGCTGGCCGACGCCGGCGGCGACCTCGGCTACCGGGTACGGGCCGGGAACTTCTCCACCAAGGCCGACGGAACCACCACTGTGGACCGGATCAAGGCGGCGGGCTACAAGTCCTCCGTGATCTACACCGGCTGGGACGGTGACGCCGGCTCCAGCGAGGATGACCGCGGCCCCTGGAACCTGCAGGTGCTCACCATCGATCCGAAGGAATTCCGGGGCAACCTGACCTCCTCGTTCGGCCCGAACCTCGAGGACCGCGAAACCACCAGCTCACTCGCTGCCGCCGCAGGTGCCCTGGCCGCGACGAACGGCGGCTACTTTGTCATGGACCCCGCCGCCGGCGCGCCGGGCGACCCTGCCGGCGCCGCAGTCCACGACGGCAAGGTCCTCAGCGAACCCGTGGGCGACCGGCCCTCCCTGGTCATCGATAAAAACAAGACGTCCGTCCAGCGCCTGCACTGGCACGGCACGGTCACCGGCGCGGGCCAGGCGGGAGAGCTTCCCCTGGACGGAATCAACCGGGTCCCCGGGCTCATCCGCAACTGCGGCGGCACCGACGACACCCCCACCAACCTGCCGCTGCACGACTTCACCTGCACGGACGCGGACGAAATCATCGCCTTCACCCCCGAATACGGCCCCACCACGCCGTCCGGGCCGGGACTCGAAGTCCTCCTGGACGCCCAGGGCACTGTCACCGCGGTCAACCATACCCGCGGCGCCACCGTCCCGGCCGGCGGCCAAACCCTCCAGGCGATTGGAGCGGATGCGGATAAGCTCGCCGCCCTGGCTGCCCCGGGTGCCAAGCTGAAGGTCAACACGGACCTGCTCGACGGGAGCGGCAAGACCCTGCAGCCGCATGCCGGCACGGACGTGGTTAACGGCGGACCGACGCTGGTTGAAAACGGCCAGCTGAACGTCACCGCGAAGCGCGACGGCATGGCCCGCACCAACGACAGCAACAGCTTCTTTTACGGCTGGGTCCACAAGCGCAACCCCCGCACGATCGCCGGTGTGGACGCGCAGGGCCGGACCCTGATCGTCACTGCAGACGGCCGCCAGACCACGTCGCTGGGCCTGAGCATCAAGGAAGCCGCCGACGTTGCCCGTTCCCTGGGAATGGTCAACGCCATCAATCTCGACGGCGGCGGGTCAACCACCATGGCCCAGGGCGGCCAGGTTGTGAACTCGCCGTCCGACGCCACCGGAGAGCGCCCCGTCGGCGACGCCCTCCTCGTTCTCCCTGGCCGCAAGCCCTGA
- a CDS encoding aldo/keto reductase, which produces MELKLNNGLTMPALGLGVFQSPPEETTAAVQTALEVGYRHIDTAAAYGNEREVGEGIRRSALARDAVFIETKVWVSDYGYDQALHAWDKAVGKLGVEQLDLLILHQPAPDRFEKTIAAYKALETLLKDGRVRAIGVSNFMPHHLQQLLAETDVVPAVNQIELHPYFQQPAVQTIDEDHRILTQAWSPIGGITFYPGWGENRKNVMRDPVIAGVAEAHGKTPAQVMLRWHLQQGRSAIPKSTNPTRIAENFDVFDFELSAEELGSIDALDSGVRSGPDPDVARPERFAMVIPEA; this is translated from the coding sequence ATGGAACTCAAACTCAACAACGGCCTCACCATGCCAGCGCTCGGCCTGGGCGTTTTCCAAAGTCCCCCGGAAGAGACGACGGCGGCCGTCCAGACCGCGCTCGAGGTTGGCTACCGGCACATCGACACCGCCGCCGCGTATGGCAACGAGCGCGAAGTGGGCGAAGGCATCCGGCGGTCGGCCCTGGCGCGCGACGCCGTTTTCATCGAAACCAAGGTGTGGGTCAGCGACTACGGCTACGACCAGGCGCTGCACGCGTGGGACAAGGCCGTGGGCAAGCTGGGGGTGGAGCAGCTGGACCTGCTCATCCTTCACCAGCCCGCCCCGGATCGGTTCGAGAAGACCATCGCCGCGTACAAGGCCCTGGAAACCCTGCTCAAGGACGGACGCGTGCGGGCCATCGGCGTCAGCAACTTCATGCCGCACCACCTGCAGCAGCTGCTGGCGGAAACGGACGTGGTCCCGGCCGTCAACCAGATCGAGCTCCACCCATATTTCCAGCAGCCGGCTGTCCAGACCATTGATGAGGACCACCGCATCCTTACCCAGGCATGGTCGCCCATCGGCGGCATCACCTTCTACCCCGGCTGGGGCGAGAACCGGAAGAACGTCATGCGGGACCCGGTGATTGCCGGCGTCGCGGAAGCCCACGGCAAGACGCCCGCCCAGGTGATGCTGCGCTGGCACCTGCAGCAGGGCCGCTCGGCCATCCCCAAGTCCACAAATCCCACACGCATCGCCGAGAACTTCGACGTGTTCGACTTCGAGCTGTCCGCAGAGGAACTCGGCAGCATCGATGCCCTGGACTCCGGAGTCCGCAGCGGCCCGGACCCGGATGTGGCCCGCCCGGAGCGGTTCGCCATGGTCATCCCGGAAGCGTAA
- a CDS encoding DUF7793 family protein, with amino-acid sequence MSSKVVGMEDITGTIELSGDLLHLKWGHGDVVTERDAVALMERARALSGGRALPMLVEITGVEWIEQGALKAFAGRWPLTRAAVVGTSPVDHTLASFYTGRHKPVHPTRYFTSMDEAMAWLAEDPALP; translated from the coding sequence ATGAGCAGCAAAGTAGTAGGCATGGAAGACATCACCGGGACCATCGAGCTTTCCGGGGACCTGCTGCACCTGAAGTGGGGGCACGGGGATGTGGTCACGGAGCGCGACGCTGTGGCGCTGATGGAGCGCGCCAGGGCCCTTAGCGGCGGCCGCGCCCTGCCGATGCTGGTGGAAATAACCGGTGTGGAGTGGATTGAGCAGGGAGCCCTGAAGGCCTTCGCCGGTAGGTGGCCCCTGACACGCGCAGCCGTGGTGGGCACCTCCCCCGTGGACCATACCCTCGCCAGCTTCTACACCGGCCGGCACAAACCGGTGCACCCCACCCGATACTTCACGTCCATGGATGAGGCAATGGCGTGGCTGGCGGAGGACCCGGCGCTGCCGTAG
- a CDS encoding aldo/keto reductase — protein MEYRPLGRTGVQVSPLCLGAMMFGPWGNDDRADATRIIHRALDAGINFIDTADVYSGGASEEIVGEAIAGRRDDVFLATKFFMPMDQKDPNQRGGSRRWIMREVENSLHRLNTDYIDLYQVHRPSPDTDVEETLGALTDLVRQGKIRYIGSSSYSGSQIVEAQWASRERNLERFVTEQPPYSILVRGIEEDVLPTVQRHGMGTLTYSPLAGGWLSGRWRKDSASRPTSNARPSARFDMSHPANQRKLDIVEELAQVAEWAGVTLIEMAIAFVINHPGVTSAIVGPRTMEQLESYLPAADTVLAPEVLDRIDQLVAPGVTVNPDDNSYGAHELTANARRRHRA, from the coding sequence ATGGAATACCGCCCGCTCGGCCGCACCGGCGTGCAGGTCAGCCCCCTCTGCCTCGGCGCCATGATGTTCGGCCCCTGGGGCAACGACGACCGTGCAGATGCCACCCGCATCATCCACCGCGCCCTGGACGCCGGCATCAACTTCATCGACACCGCGGACGTGTACTCCGGCGGAGCCTCCGAGGAAATTGTTGGTGAGGCAATCGCAGGAAGGCGTGACGACGTCTTCCTGGCCACCAAGTTCTTCATGCCCATGGACCAGAAGGACCCCAACCAGCGCGGCGGCTCCCGGCGCTGGATCATGCGCGAGGTGGAGAACTCGCTGCACCGGCTGAACACCGACTACATCGATCTCTACCAGGTGCACCGGCCCAGCCCGGACACGGACGTGGAGGAGACCCTGGGCGCGCTCACCGACCTGGTCCGCCAGGGCAAGATCCGCTACATCGGTTCCTCGTCCTACTCCGGCTCCCAGATCGTGGAGGCGCAGTGGGCGTCCCGCGAGCGCAACCTGGAGCGGTTCGTCACCGAGCAGCCGCCCTACTCCATCCTGGTCCGCGGCATCGAGGAGGACGTCCTTCCCACGGTGCAGCGGCACGGGATGGGCACGCTCACGTACAGCCCGCTGGCCGGCGGCTGGCTTTCGGGCCGGTGGCGGAAGGACTCGGCGTCCCGGCCCACCTCAAACGCCCGGCCGAGTGCCCGCTTCGACATGAGCCATCCCGCCAACCAGCGCAAGCTGGACATCGTGGAGGAGCTGGCGCAGGTGGCCGAATGGGCAGGGGTCACGCTCATCGAGATGGCCATCGCGTTCGTGATCAACCACCCCGGCGTCACCTCGGCCATCGTGGGTCCGCGCACCATGGAGCAGTTGGAGTCCTACCTCCCGGCCGCGGACACCGTCCTGGCCCCCGAGGTCCTGGACCGCATCGACCAGCTCGTCGCCCCCGGCGTCACCGTCAACCCCGACGACAACAGCTACGGCGCCCACGAACTGACAGCTAACGCACGACGGCGGCACCGGGCTTAA
- a CDS encoding DUF4259 domain-containing protein translates to MGAWGYLPFENDDALDWLDELDGGGAEVVRQALSRAGDRYVEAPDGAVALAAAEVTSASQGNPLGELPENVTDWVTAHAAAITAEDVEMALEAVERVAGERSELAELWEDADEPKWRESLEDLMERLRSALR, encoded by the coding sequence ATGGGCGCATGGGGCTACTTGCCGTTTGAAAACGACGACGCGCTGGACTGGCTCGACGAGCTCGACGGCGGCGGAGCGGAGGTGGTACGCCAGGCGCTGTCGAGGGCGGGTGACAGGTACGTCGAAGCGCCGGACGGGGCGGTGGCGCTGGCGGCCGCCGAGGTCACTTCGGCCAGCCAGGGCAACCCGTTGGGGGAACTGCCGGAGAACGTCACTGACTGGGTGACCGCCCACGCGGCCGCAATCACCGCCGAGGACGTGGAGATGGCTCTCGAGGCTGTCGAACGGGTCGCGGGGGAGAGGTCCGAACTGGCAGAGCTGTGGGAGGACGCCGACGAACCCAAATGGCGCGAATCGCTCGAGGACCTCATGGAGCGGCTGCGAAGCGCCCTGCGGTAG
- a CDS encoding alkaline phosphatase family protein, with amino-acid sequence MKTPSKTVRKSVAENQESTSRLGNVSAFVRGHKPLAIVAASCTLAVLGGAGIATASTLPFGQQQVGSQTDKGEQVASNQVIKPIGDRLMTPFGKIMGSTVSPDGRYLVGTSADRSVDLQVFDLTTYKPVAAAGTQAATAFAAAAGNAGYANMAYQHITDGSVGQDGPVFSPDGKFLFEPVATGIVRYPFNPDGSLGAGTKISIPTVGDKQALTAGMAFSPDGSTLYAAVNGQNAVVAIDPAAGTIKQTFGTGIAPRQLKFVGTRLYVSNEGGRQALPGEPTMNSYGTDVPADTNLGTSTTGTLSIIDTANAAAPVSSLDVQLHPTAMFLDGATLYVANTNSDTVSVVDTASNKVLQTIATQPWASSQVGYEPTGISMQGDHLLVSLGRANAIAVYKVNKQDPKDPASYIGLLPTDYYPGSVTAVNGQIVVTNIRGIDARGPEVTINEGPNTTAATGHGTHSTTASLTKFTLPSDEQIQQYTETVFEQNGWDGSSVKEATAAEAAKIPAVAVPKRIGEPSSIKHVFLIVKENRTYDQVYGDMKQGNGDASLAQFGAKVTPNQHALASQFGLYDNTYDIGTNSAEGHNWMMQGDNPAYTETSAGEYKRSYDTEDDVLGHQRSGFLWTAIKDAGNTARNYGEFDSEEGKPAGATWQQYYCAATGTMAGGDPAQLFTPALQMHASSAIPSLNEITDPNAAPFDTAVPDIYRYETWKQDFEKNGPKNFQMTWLSSDHTGGTADPEAQVADNDLAVGKIVDEISHSEYWKDSAIFIAEDDSQNGTDHIDGHRAPVQVISPYAVHGKTVSTFYSQINMVRTIEQILGAQPLNQKVAAATPMFDAFTNKADFTPYSAVPNQVPLTEGVKTAPACGPDALGQTGAAAAAVNDAAAKATAVPAPMKETAEKWDDWSEKQHLTGNGAKEDFADPNLFNRWTWYQTHKWESPYPGDEKIYGPDEVPGIPAGSTNHEDD; translated from the coding sequence GTGAAAACACCCTCAAAAACCGTCCGTAAATCAGTCGCCGAAAACCAGGAAAGCACCTCGCGGCTGGGAAATGTGTCCGCCTTCGTGCGCGGCCACAAGCCGCTGGCAATTGTGGCCGCGAGCTGCACTCTCGCCGTTCTCGGCGGCGCTGGCATCGCGACCGCCTCAACGCTTCCTTTCGGCCAGCAGCAGGTCGGTTCCCAGACCGACAAGGGGGAGCAGGTCGCCTCGAACCAGGTGATCAAACCCATCGGGGACCGCCTGATGACCCCTTTCGGCAAAATCATGGGGTCGACCGTCAGCCCCGATGGCCGATACCTGGTTGGCACCAGCGCGGACCGCTCGGTTGACCTCCAGGTCTTTGACCTCACCACCTACAAGCCCGTCGCCGCGGCCGGCACCCAGGCGGCCACAGCTTTTGCAGCCGCGGCAGGCAATGCAGGCTACGCGAACATGGCATACCAGCACATCACGGACGGATCGGTGGGCCAGGACGGCCCGGTCTTCTCGCCCGACGGCAAGTTCCTCTTTGAGCCCGTCGCAACCGGCATTGTCCGCTACCCCTTCAATCCGGACGGCTCACTCGGTGCCGGGACGAAGATCAGCATTCCGACCGTGGGCGACAAGCAGGCCCTGACGGCCGGCATGGCGTTCTCCCCCGACGGCTCGACCCTGTACGCGGCCGTGAACGGCCAGAACGCGGTCGTCGCGATCGACCCGGCCGCCGGAACCATCAAGCAGACCTTCGGCACCGGTATTGCCCCGCGCCAGCTGAAGTTCGTCGGCACCCGCCTTTACGTCTCAAACGAAGGGGGCCGCCAGGCACTCCCGGGTGAGCCGACCATGAACTCCTACGGCACCGACGTCCCGGCCGATACCAACCTCGGCACCTCCACGACCGGCACCCTTAGCATCATCGACACCGCCAACGCCGCTGCGCCGGTTTCCTCCCTCGACGTCCAGCTGCACCCGACCGCGATGTTCCTGGACGGGGCCACCCTGTATGTGGCGAACACCAACAGCGACACCGTCTCCGTCGTGGACACTGCCAGCAACAAGGTCCTCCAAACCATCGCCACCCAGCCCTGGGCCTCGTCTCAGGTGGGCTACGAACCCACCGGCATCAGCATGCAGGGCGACCATCTCCTGGTCTCGCTCGGCCGCGCCAACGCGATCGCGGTCTACAAGGTCAACAAGCAGGACCCGAAGGACCCTGCCAGCTACATTGGCCTGCTACCGACGGACTACTACCCTGGCAGCGTCACCGCGGTGAACGGCCAGATTGTGGTCACCAATATCCGCGGCATCGATGCGCGGGGCCCGGAAGTGACCATCAACGAGGGTCCGAACACTACGGCTGCGACCGGTCACGGCACGCACTCCACCACGGCCTCGCTCACCAAATTCACCCTCCCCAGCGATGAGCAGATCCAGCAGTACACCGAGACTGTGTTCGAGCAGAACGGCTGGGATGGCAGCTCGGTCAAGGAAGCGACGGCTGCTGAGGCCGCCAAGATCCCGGCGGTCGCCGTGCCCAAACGGATTGGGGAGCCGTCGAGCATCAAGCACGTGTTCCTGATCGTGAAGGAAAACCGCACCTACGACCAGGTGTACGGCGACATGAAGCAGGGCAACGGCGACGCATCGCTTGCCCAGTTCGGCGCGAAGGTCACGCCCAACCAGCACGCGCTGGCAAGCCAGTTCGGCCTTTATGACAACACGTACGACATTGGCACCAACTCGGCCGAGGGCCACAACTGGATGATGCAGGGCGATAACCCGGCCTACACCGAGACCAGCGCCGGGGAGTACAAGCGCTCCTACGATACCGAGGACGATGTCCTGGGCCACCAGCGTTCCGGCTTCCTGTGGACCGCGATCAAGGACGCGGGCAACACCGCCAGGAACTATGGCGAGTTCGACTCCGAGGAAGGCAAGCCTGCAGGGGCCACCTGGCAGCAGTACTACTGCGCGGCCACGGGCACCATGGCCGGGGGTGACCCGGCCCAGCTCTTCACCCCGGCCCTGCAGATGCACGCCAGCTCCGCCATCCCGTCCCTCAATGAGATTACGGACCCGAACGCGGCCCCGTTCGACACCGCGGTACCTGACATCTACCGCTACGAGACCTGGAAGCAGGACTTTGAGAAGAACGGCCCGAAGAACTTCCAAATGACGTGGCTCTCCAGTGACCACACCGGCGGCACCGCCGACCCCGAGGCCCAGGTTGCCGACAACGACCTGGCCGTGGGCAAGATCGTCGATGAGATCTCGCACTCCGAATACTGGAAGGACTCCGCAATCTTCATTGCCGAGGACGACAGCCAGAACGGCACCGACCACATCGACGGCCACCGCGCCCCCGTCCAGGTCATCAGCCCGTACGCGGTGCACGGTAAGACGGTCAGCACGTTCTACTCCCAGATCAACATGGTCCGTACCATCGAGCAGATCCTCGGTGCACAGCCGCTGAACCAGAAGGTGGCGGCGGCCACCCCGATGTTCGACGCATTCACCAACAAGGCTGACTTCACCCCGTACAGCGCGGTCCCGAACCAGGTGCCGCTCACCGAGGGCGTCAAGACCGCCCCCGCCTGCGGCCCGGACGCCCTGGGCCAGACCGGAGCTGCGGCCGCAGCAGTCAATGACGCAGCAGCCAAAGCCACCGCTGTCCCTGCCCCGATGAAGGAAACCGCGGAAAAGTGGGACGACTGGTCCGAGAAGCAGCACCTGACAGGCAACGGCGCGAAGGAAGACTTCGCGGACCCCAACCTGTTCAACCGCTGGACCTGGTACCAAACCCACAAATGGGAGAGCCCCTACCCGGGCGACGAGAAGATCTACGGTCCTGACGAGGTGCCCGGTATCCCCGCCGGTTCAACCAACCACGAGGACGACTGA
- a CDS encoding metalloregulator ArsR/SmtB family transcription factor, with the protein MTKQVPDADGARPSMLALAEVFKAVAHPVRAQVLDLLSHGESSIPELCEGTGEKASHLSRHLAQMRSQRLIECQRSEGRLMYRLACPEVANLLAAARSVLQAQVAAAVARTRYTPRRTYGTVAPQAAPRAAAATGPATFSDEQFAELEHTLASRAVIADACEAIAARCGCTLDEAAKLLIMTAHKSNLTLRAAAARELQDQHGPRA; encoded by the coding sequence GTGACGAAACAAGTGCCTGATGCAGACGGGGCACGGCCGTCGATGCTGGCTCTCGCAGAGGTTTTCAAGGCTGTTGCCCATCCGGTAAGGGCGCAGGTTTTGGACCTGCTGTCCCATGGCGAGTCGTCCATCCCGGAACTGTGCGAGGGTACCGGGGAGAAGGCCTCGCACCTGTCGCGCCACCTGGCCCAAATGCGGAGCCAGCGGCTGATCGAATGCCAGCGTTCCGAGGGGAGGCTGATGTACCGGCTGGCCTGCCCCGAGGTGGCGAACCTTCTGGCCGCCGCGCGATCTGTGCTGCAGGCACAGGTGGCGGCTGCTGTGGCGCGGACGCGCTACACACCGCGTCGGACGTATGGAACAGTCGCGCCGCAAGCTGCCCCGCGCGCTGCCGCCGCTACGGGCCCGGCAACCTTCTCCGACGAGCAGTTTGCGGAGCTGGAACACACCCTGGCCTCACGCGCGGTGATTGCCGACGCGTGCGAAGCAATAGCTGCGCGATGCGGATGCACCCTGGACGAGGCTGCAAAGCTGCTCATCATGACGGCACACAAGTCCAACCTCACCCTTCGGGCCGCTGCCGCACGCGAGCTGCAGGACCAGCACGGGCCGCGAGCCTGA